One stretch of Streptomyces sp. 135 DNA includes these proteins:
- a CDS encoding dihydrofolate reductase family protein yields MRPLISTAFVSLDGVVEAPGGEPGYRNSGWTFKDMEFLPEAFEIKGREQEEATAMLFGRVSYEAFSPLWPDMAEFATYKPMPKYVLSTTLGEDDLVPGWGETTILRSLDEVAALKETEGGPIIMHGSATLNRNLSDAGLIDRYHLLVFPLLLGAGKRLFSTTDKDTQKLKLIEHAAYANGVQKNVFDVVH; encoded by the coding sequence ATGCGCCCCTTGATCAGCACCGCCTTCGTCTCGCTCGACGGCGTCGTGGAGGCCCCCGGCGGCGAGCCCGGCTACCGCAACTCGGGGTGGACGTTCAAGGACATGGAGTTCCTCCCCGAGGCCTTCGAGATCAAGGGCCGCGAGCAGGAGGAGGCCACCGCGATGCTGTTCGGCCGGGTCAGCTACGAGGCGTTCAGCCCCCTCTGGCCGGACATGGCGGAGTTCGCGACGTACAAGCCGATGCCGAAGTACGTGCTCTCCACGACGCTCGGCGAGGACGACCTGGTCCCCGGCTGGGGCGAGACGACTATCCTGCGCTCGCTCGACGAGGTGGCCGCGCTGAAGGAGACCGAGGGCGGCCCGATCATCATGCACGGCAGCGCCACCCTCAACCGGAACCTCTCGGACGCCGGCCTGATCGACCGGTACCACCTGCTGGTCTTCCCGCTGCTGCTGGGCGCGGGCAAGCGGCTGTTCAGCACCACGGACAAGGACACGCAGAAGCTGAAGCTGATCGAGCACGCGGCGTACGCCAACGGCGTGCAGAAGAACGTCTTCGACGTCGTCCACTGA
- a CDS encoding transcriptional regulator — protein MAARPLVARQPNERLQALIQEAGCSNAGLARRVNMCGAEHGLDLRYDKTSVARWLRGQQPRGRAPGIIAEALGRKLGRTVTIDEIGMANGKNLASGVGLQFSPTVLGAIEQVCELWRSDVGRRDFLSGSTVAASALVEPSRDWLISSPDAQVGRTAGPRVGMADVAAVKAMTEALTRLDHQYGSGHVRPVVVHYLNSVVSGLLAGSYREAVGRELFAAVARLTELAGYMAVDTGQPGLAQRYYIQALRLAQAAGDRGYGGYVLAASMSHLAAQLGNPREIAQLARAAQEGTRGRVTPRAEAMFYAAEARGHALLGDARATQAVAGRAVEAMDRAAGEADSGDDPVWIQHFDHAYLADEMAHCHRDLGQADAAARSAQESLDGHPPTRARRRAIGLVLLATAQVQRREVEQACHTGLKAVELLGTLRSNRGAEYLEDFQQRLEPYREEPVVREFGARVDVQAA, from the coding sequence ATGGCCGCCAGGCCACTCGTCGCACGGCAGCCCAACGAACGGCTGCAAGCGCTCATCCAGGAAGCCGGCTGCTCCAACGCCGGCCTCGCCCGCAGGGTCAACATGTGCGGCGCGGAGCACGGTCTCGACCTGCGCTACGACAAGACGTCGGTGGCCCGCTGGCTGCGCGGGCAGCAGCCGCGCGGCCGGGCACCCGGCATCATCGCGGAGGCGCTCGGCCGCAAGCTGGGCCGGACCGTCACCATCGACGAGATCGGCATGGCGAACGGCAAGAACCTCGCCTCGGGCGTGGGTCTTCAGTTCTCGCCGACCGTCCTCGGCGCCATCGAGCAGGTCTGCGAGCTGTGGCGCAGCGACGTGGGCCGCCGCGACTTCCTCTCCGGCTCGACCGTGGCCGCCTCGGCGCTCGTCGAGCCCAGCCGCGACTGGCTGATCTCCTCGCCGGACGCGCAGGTCGGGCGGACCGCCGGGCCGCGCGTCGGCATGGCGGACGTCGCCGCCGTCAAGGCGATGACGGAGGCGCTGACCCGGCTCGACCACCAGTACGGCAGCGGCCATGTGCGGCCCGTGGTCGTGCACTACCTCAACTCCGTGGTCTCCGGCCTGCTCGCGGGCTCCTACCGGGAGGCGGTCGGCCGCGAGCTGTTCGCGGCGGTCGCGCGGCTGACGGAGCTGGCGGGCTACATGGCCGTGGACACGGGCCAGCCGGGCCTCGCCCAGCGCTACTACATCCAGGCCCTGCGGCTCGCCCAGGCGGCCGGGGACCGGGGGTACGGCGGCTATGTGCTGGCGGCGTCGATGAGCCACCTCGCCGCCCAGCTCGGGAACCCGCGCGAGATCGCGCAGTTGGCGCGGGCCGCGCAGGAGGGCACCCGCGGGCGGGTCACGCCCCGGGCGGAGGCCATGTTCTACGCCGCCGAGGCGCGCGGGCACGCGCTGCTCGGCGACGCGCGGGCCACGCAGGCCGTGGCGGGCCGCGCGGTCGAGGCCATGGACCGGGCCGCGGGTGAGGCGGACTCCGGGGACGACCCGGTGTGGATCCAGCACTTCGACCACGCGTATCTGGCCGATGAAATGGCGCATTGTCACCGTGACTTGGGGCAGGCGGACGCGGCGGCGCGCAGCGCCCAGGAATCTCTGGACGGGCACCCTCCGACGCGGGCCAGGCGCCGCGCGATCGGCCTGGTGCTGCTGGCCACGGCGCAGGTGCAGCGGCGCGAGGTGGAACAGGCCTGCCACACGGGCCTGAAGGCCGTCGAACTGCTCGGCACGCTGCGGTCCAACCGCGGCGCGGAGTACCTGGAGGACTTCCAGCAGCGCCTCGAGCCGTACCGGGAGGAGCCGGTGGTGCGGGAGTTCGGGGCGCGGGTCGACGTGCAGGCGGCGTGA
- the purU gene encoding formyltetrahydrofolate deformylase — protein sequence MNEQSAAPAAPAEQYVLTLSCPDKQGIVHAVSSYLFMTGCNIEDSQQFGDHDTGLFFMRVHFSAEAPVTVDKLRASFAAIGDSFHMDWQIHRAEEKMRVVLLVSKFGHCLNDLLFRSRIGALPVEIAAVVSNHTDFAELVASYDIPFHHIPVTRDNKPQAEARLLEIVRAEDVELVVLARYMQVLSDDLCKELSGRIINIHHSFLPSFKGAKPYHQAHARGVKLIGATAHYVTADLDEGPIIEQEVERVGHDVTPDQLVAIGRDVECQALARAVKWHAERRILLNGRRTVVFA from the coding sequence ATGAACGAGCAGTCCGCCGCCCCCGCCGCCCCCGCTGAGCAGTACGTCCTCACCCTCTCCTGCCCCGACAAGCAGGGCATCGTGCACGCCGTGTCGAGTTACCTCTTCATGACCGGCTGCAACATCGAGGACAGCCAGCAGTTCGGTGACCACGACACCGGACTGTTCTTCATGCGCGTCCACTTCTCCGCCGAGGCCCCGGTGACCGTCGACAAGCTGCGGGCGAGCTTCGCGGCGATCGGCGACTCCTTCCACATGGACTGGCAGATCCACCGCGCCGAGGAGAAGATGCGGGTCGTCCTGCTGGTGTCGAAGTTCGGGCACTGCCTGAACGACCTGCTGTTCCGCTCGCGGATCGGCGCGCTGCCGGTGGAGATCGCCGCCGTCGTCTCCAACCACACCGACTTCGCCGAGCTCGTCGCCTCGTACGACATCCCCTTCCACCACATCCCGGTGACCAGGGACAACAAGCCGCAGGCCGAGGCGAGGCTGCTGGAGATCGTGCGCGCGGAGGACGTGGAGCTGGTCGTCCTCGCCCGCTACATGCAGGTGCTCTCGGACGACCTGTGCAAGGAGCTGAGCGGGCGGATCATCAACATCCACCACTCCTTCCTGCCGAGCTTCAAGGGCGCGAAGCCCTACCACCAGGCGCACGCGCGCGGCGTGAAGCTGATCGGCGCCACCGCGCACTATGTGACGGCCGACCTCGACGAGGGGCCGATCATCGAGCAGGAGGTCGAGCGCGTCGGCCACGACGTGACCCCCGACCAGCTGGTGGCGATCGGCCGTGACGTGGAGTGCCAGGCGCTGGCCCGGGCCGTCAAGTGGCACGCGGAGCGGCGGATCCTGCTCAACGGCCGCCGTACGGTCGTCTTCGCCTGA
- a CDS encoding transporter: protein MTATGNAPANAQAITPVLVRLKLSLLRNGLRQSAGRRAAYIASVTVTLLIAALQLLGLIALRGSEHAATVCVLLTGVLTLGWAVMPLFFPSGDETLDPTRLVMLPLRPRPLVRALLVASLVGIGPLFTLCLATGATIALAHGAAAAATGVLATALTLLVCVALARAVAAANIRLLTSRKGRDLAVLSGLVIAVGAQAVNFGAQKLGSSGLSTLDPAAAVVRWIPPASALGAVDSVSEGAYATGAAQLALAAAALVALLALWQRSLTRLMTTPDGSTLAAAEPDKGTSRAFDALGGLLPAGRTGTVMERSLRYVWRDPKTKAAWVTSLAIGLIVPVFNALQGTGSVYFACFAAGMLGILMYNQFGQDTSAFWMVAMTISSTRDAYVEVRGRALALLVITLPYATLVTVLTTAMLGEWPALPEALGLSFALLGAMLATGAWSSARFPYSIPQEGYKNVAPGQAGLAWLSIFGGMVAAALLCAPVLALTIWLHASAAASWTWLLLPIGTAYGWAVTDAGLRLAAPRLARRLPEILTAVSKG from the coding sequence ATGACGGCCACCGGGAACGCCCCCGCGAACGCCCAGGCGATCACCCCGGTCCTCGTACGCCTGAAGCTGTCGCTGCTGCGCAACGGACTGCGGCAGTCCGCCGGGCGCCGGGCCGCCTACATCGCGTCCGTCACCGTCACCCTCCTCATCGCCGCGCTCCAGCTCCTCGGCCTGATCGCGCTGCGCGGCAGCGAGCACGCCGCCACCGTGTGCGTCCTGCTCACCGGAGTGCTCACCCTCGGCTGGGCCGTCATGCCGCTGTTCTTCCCGAGCGGCGACGAGACCCTCGACCCCACCCGCCTCGTGATGCTGCCGCTGCGCCCCCGGCCGCTGGTGCGGGCGCTGCTCGTGGCGTCGCTGGTCGGCATCGGCCCGCTCTTCACGCTCTGCCTGGCCACCGGTGCGACGATCGCGCTCGCCCACGGCGCGGCGGCCGCCGCCACCGGCGTCCTCGCGACCGCCCTCACCCTCCTGGTCTGCGTCGCCCTGGCCCGCGCGGTCGCCGCCGCCAACATCCGCCTGCTGACCAGCCGCAAGGGCCGTGACCTCGCGGTCCTCAGCGGTCTCGTCATCGCCGTCGGCGCGCAGGCCGTCAACTTCGGGGCGCAGAAGCTCGGTTCGTCCGGCCTGTCCACCCTCGACCCGGCGGCGGCCGTCGTCCGCTGGATCCCGCCCGCCTCGGCGCTCGGCGCGGTGGACTCCGTGAGCGAGGGCGCGTACGCCACCGGGGCCGCGCAGCTCGCCCTGGCCGCGGCGGCCCTGGTGGCCCTCCTGGCCCTCTGGCAGCGCAGCCTGACCCGCCTGATGACTACCCCCGACGGCTCGACGCTGGCGGCGGCGGAACCGGACAAGGGCACGTCCCGCGCCTTCGACGCCCTCGGCGGCCTGCTCCCCGCCGGCCGCACCGGCACCGTCATGGAGCGCAGCCTGCGGTACGTGTGGCGCGACCCGAAGACGAAGGCGGCCTGGGTGACCTCGCTGGCCATCGGCCTGATCGTGCCGGTCTTCAACGCCCTCCAGGGCACCGGCTCGGTGTACTTCGCGTGCTTCGCCGCGGGGATGCTCGGGATCCTCATGTACAACCAGTTCGGCCAGGACACCTCGGCGTTCTGGATGGTGGCGATGACGATCTCGTCGACCCGCGACGCCTATGTGGAGGTGCGGGGCCGCGCCCTGGCCCTGCTCGTGATCACCCTGCCCTACGCCACCCTCGTCACCGTCCTCACCACGGCGATGCTCGGCGAGTGGCCCGCCCTGCCCGAAGCCCTCGGCCTCTCCTTCGCGCTGCTCGGCGCGATGCTCGCGACGGGCGCCTGGTCCTCGGCCCGCTTCCCGTACTCGATCCCGCAGGAGGGCTACAAGAACGTGGCGCCCGGCCAGGCGGGTCTCGCCTGGCTCTCCATCTTCGGCGGCATGGTCGCGGCGGCCCTGCTGTGCGCCCCCGTCCTGGCCCTCACGATCTGGCTGCACGCCTCCGCCGCGGCCTCCTGGACCTGGCTGCTGCTCCCCATCGGCACGGCCTACGGCTGGGCGGTCACCGACGCCGGCCTGCGCCTCGCGGCCCCTCGCCTCGCCCGGCGGCTCCCGGAGATCCTCACGGCGGTCAGCAAGGGTTAG
- a CDS encoding SIS domain-containing protein, producing MSSKSESKPVGQYFDAAIGLLQRVRDEESGNIAEAGTLLADAVASGGRLFAFGAGHSSLAAQDVVYRAGGLALMNLLAVPGVVGVDVMPATLGSALERVDGLAGAVLDSSPARSGDALVIISLSGRNSLPVEMAMNARALGLKVIGVTSVAYATETKSRHVSGTFLKDHCDVVIDSKIAVGDAELTLDGVDAPFGPASSVVTNALMQAVVAAAIEELASRGIQPPLLRSGNVDGGHDWNGRVFQEYGDRIFYRH from the coding sequence ATGAGCTCCAAGAGCGAGAGCAAACCGGTCGGCCAGTATTTCGACGCCGCCATCGGCCTGCTCCAGCGGGTCCGCGACGAGGAGTCCGGGAACATCGCGGAGGCGGGCACCCTGCTCGCCGACGCGGTCGCGTCCGGCGGCCGCCTCTTCGCCTTCGGCGCCGGGCACTCCTCGCTCGCCGCGCAGGACGTCGTCTACCGCGCGGGCGGCCTCGCCCTGATGAACCTCCTCGCCGTGCCCGGCGTCGTCGGCGTCGACGTGATGCCCGCCACCCTCGGCTCCGCCCTGGAGCGCGTCGACGGCCTCGCGGGCGCCGTCCTGGACTCCTCGCCGGCCCGCTCCGGCGACGCCCTCGTGATCATCTCGCTCTCCGGGCGGAACTCCCTGCCGGTGGAGATGGCGATGAACGCCCGCGCGCTCGGCCTCAAGGTCATCGGCGTCACCTCGGTGGCGTACGCCACGGAGACCAAGTCACGCCACGTCTCGGGCACCTTCCTCAAGGACCACTGCGACGTGGTGATCGACTCGAAGATCGCGGTGGGGGACGCCGAGCTGACCCTCGACGGCGTCGACGCGCCGTTCGGCCCCGCCTCCAGCGTCGTGACGAACGCGCTGATGCAGGCCGTGGTCGCCGCCGCCATCGAGGAACTGGCCTCGCGGGGCATCCAGCCGCCGCTGCTCCGGTCCGGGAACGTGGACGGGGGGCACGACTGGAACGGCCGCGTCTTCCAGGAGTACGGCGACCGGATCTTCTACCGGCACTGA
- a CDS encoding ABC transporter substrate-binding protein, with amino-acid sequence MTGRRRPTPSRTSRNSRTSALAAAAAAAACLSLTAGCGVIPGTAEDGRDDPITVMTWAPEKTKATNKPGVPAMAQAFARWVNAHGGIDGRELKVLTCNDHNDPVGAADCAREAVDQDVAAVVGAYSQHGGSFLAPLEVAGIPYIGGYGVTDDEFSSPLSYPVNGGEPALLAGNGRQLADRCDRVALVRPDTLAGDELPKLLNSGLRDGHHKPVADIRAPEDGTDLTPQAEQALKHAGAKGGCVTAALGARTDTFYDSFRRTKADYPPVRISSVLGSVDQSLVDRTGGASGPYEGAYVTGWYPASGDPRWSQMRRVIREQAFGDNRVDPADAGVQTTWIAYTVLKRAVESLDGGEVTARTLRRALDGGLRVETGGLTPTLSWRFEDLIAASEFPRLINSGVTFQVVRDGRLVPARKGFVDVEATLEQSA; translated from the coding sequence ATGACCGGCCGGCGACGCCCCACCCCCTCCCGCACCTCCCGAAACTCCCGCACCTCAGCCCTGGCCGCGGCAGCGGCAGCGGCGGCGTGCCTGTCCCTGACCGCCGGATGCGGGGTCATCCCCGGTACCGCCGAGGACGGCAGGGACGACCCCATCACCGTCATGACCTGGGCCCCCGAGAAGACCAAGGCCACCAACAAGCCCGGCGTCCCCGCGATGGCGCAGGCCTTCGCCCGCTGGGTCAACGCGCACGGCGGCATCGACGGCCGCGAGCTGAAGGTCCTGACCTGCAACGACCACAACGACCCGGTCGGTGCCGCCGACTGCGCGCGCGAGGCGGTCGACCAGGACGTGGCGGCGGTCGTCGGCGCGTACAGCCAGCACGGCGGCTCGTTCCTCGCCCCGCTGGAGGTCGCCGGCATCCCCTACATCGGCGGCTACGGCGTCACCGACGACGAGTTCAGCAGCCCCCTGTCCTACCCCGTCAACGGCGGCGAGCCCGCGCTCCTCGCGGGCAACGGCCGCCAGCTCGCCGACCGCTGCGACCGCGTCGCCCTCGTACGCCCCGACACCCTCGCCGGCGACGAGCTGCCCAAGCTGCTCAACTCCGGGCTGCGCGACGGCCACCACAAGCCCGTCGCGGACATACGGGCCCCCGAGGACGGCACCGACCTCACCCCGCAGGCCGAGCAGGCCCTGAAGCACGCGGGCGCGAAGGGCGGCTGCGTGACGGCCGCGCTCGGCGCCCGCACCGACACCTTCTACGACTCGTTCCGGCGCACCAAGGCCGACTATCCGCCGGTACGGATCTCCTCCGTGCTCGGCAGCGTCGACCAGTCGCTCGTCGACCGCACCGGCGGCGCGAGCGGCCCCTACGAAGGGGCGTACGTCACCGGCTGGTACCCCGCGTCGGGCGATCCGCGCTGGTCCCAGATGCGCCGGGTCATCCGCGAGCAGGCGTTCGGCGACAACCGGGTCGACCCGGCCGACGCGGGCGTGCAGACGACGTGGATCGCGTACACCGTCCTGAAGCGGGCCGTCGAGTCGCTGGACGGCGGCGAGGTCACCGCACGCACGCTGCGCCGCGCCCTGGACGGCGGCCTGCGCGTCGAGACGGGCGGTCTCACGCCGACGCTGAGCTGGCGCTTCGAGGACCTGATCGCGGCCAGCGAGTTCCCTCGCCTGATCAACTCCGGCGTCACGTTCCAGGTGGTGCGCGACGGGCGGCTCGTCCCGGCGCGCAAGGGCTTCGTGGACGTCGAGGCGACGCTGGAGCAGTCGGCGTAG
- a CDS encoding ABC transporter ATP-binding protein, producing the protein MTEAAAVRVQGLWKRFGEQIAVAGIDLVLPAGKFIGLVGPNGAGKTTTLSMVTGLLRPDQGSVEVVGHDVWRDPVEVKARIGVLPEGLRLFERLSGRELLAYTGRLRGLPGPEVDKRATQLLDVLDLAGAQHKLVVDYSTGMRKKTGLAAALLHNPEVLFLDEPFEGVDPVSAQTIRGVLERYTASGATVVFSSHVMELVESLCDWVAVMAAGRIRAHGTLAEVRGAAPSLQQAFLELVGAHGRDTASDLDWLGGGAR; encoded by the coding sequence GTGACCGAAGCGGCGGCGGTACGGGTCCAGGGGCTCTGGAAGCGGTTCGGCGAACAGATCGCGGTGGCCGGGATCGACCTGGTGCTGCCGGCGGGCAAGTTCATCGGCCTGGTCGGGCCGAACGGCGCCGGGAAGACCACCACCCTCTCCATGGTCACCGGCCTGCTCAGGCCGGACCAGGGCTCCGTCGAGGTCGTCGGCCACGACGTGTGGCGCGACCCCGTCGAGGTCAAGGCCCGCATCGGCGTGCTTCCCGAGGGCCTGCGGCTCTTCGAGCGGCTCTCGGGGCGCGAACTCCTCGCGTACACCGGCCGGTTGCGTGGGCTGCCGGGACCGGAGGTCGACAAGCGCGCCACCCAGCTCCTGGACGTACTCGACCTCGCGGGCGCCCAGCACAAGCTCGTCGTCGACTACTCCACCGGCATGCGCAAGAAGACCGGCCTGGCCGCGGCCCTGCTCCACAACCCCGAAGTCCTCTTCTTGGACGAGCCGTTCGAAGGCGTCGACCCGGTCTCCGCCCAGACGATCCGCGGCGTCCTGGAGCGCTACACCGCCTCCGGCGCCACCGTCGTCTTCTCCTCCCACGTCATGGAGCTCGTCGAGTCGCTGTGCGACTGGGTCGCCGTCATGGCCGCGGGCCGCATCCGCGCGCACGGCACGCTCGCCGAGGTGCGCGGCGCGGCGCCCTCCCTCCAGCAGGCGTTCCTCGAACTCGTCGGCGCGCACGGCCGCGACACCGCCTCCGACCTCGACTGGCTCGGCGGCGGCGCCCGATGA
- a CDS encoding bifunctional DNA primase/polymerase — translation MEETIGVTTAAHIPKQRGEALLDTAVRYAEERHWDIFPGTWLQYADGAERCSCGVAACASPGAHPAREDWATQATGSATVARRLWQKQPKASILLPTGRTFDVIDVPETAGFLALARMERMELTLGPVTRTPDRRMQFFVLPGAAAKVPDLVRKLGWPPAVIDLVALGEGTYVAAPPTRFGASGAVQWACRPTAANRWLPDAEEIISPLAYACGREARR, via the coding sequence GTGGAAGAGACCATCGGAGTCACGACAGCCGCGCACATCCCGAAGCAGCGCGGAGAAGCCTTGCTGGACACGGCCGTGCGATACGCGGAGGAGCGTCACTGGGACATCTTCCCCGGCACCTGGCTGCAGTACGCCGACGGCGCCGAGCGGTGCTCGTGCGGCGTCGCCGCGTGCGCCTCCCCCGGCGCACACCCCGCGCGTGAGGACTGGGCGACCCAGGCCACCGGCAGCGCGACCGTGGCCCGCCGGCTGTGGCAGAAGCAGCCCAAGGCATCGATCCTGCTGCCCACCGGGCGTACGTTCGACGTGATCGACGTGCCCGAGACCGCCGGGTTCCTCGCGCTCGCCCGCATGGAACGCATGGAGCTGACCCTCGGCCCGGTGACCCGCACGCCGGACCGGCGCATGCAGTTCTTCGTGCTCCCCGGCGCCGCCGCCAAGGTCCCCGACCTCGTGCGCAAACTGGGGTGGCCCCCGGCCGTCATCGACCTGGTCGCGCTCGGCGAGGGCACCTATGTCGCCGCGCCCCCGACCCGCTTCGGCGCCTCGGGCGCGGTCCAGTGGGCCTGCCGCCCCACCGCCGCCAACCGCTGGCTGCCGGACGCCGAGGAGATCATCTCCCCGCTGGCGTACGCGTGCGGCAGGGAAGCGCGCCGCTGA
- a CDS encoding PAS domain-containing protein has product MSASRRSGTTDELGPDEPEPGGAELLAALLDGMDAALCAFDAGGVVTHWNREAERILGWSAAEAVGRQGLSGWAVRPADAAAVEGRLLSAMDAPGRQVHEFALVTKDGGRVLVRMQSAAVRGGDGKPAGVYCAFSEVHAQIDLERSIALSEALFENASWGVVLVDADLRAAVVNEHAARALGLGRTAVLGRPLADLLGQGVEELESALAHVLAEGTPPAPVELWLSVRAGDGQEDGFERRCWRSGFLRLASPLAEEPVPLGVGWLFQDVTEAKLTEQEASQLRFRSQQLHRAARAAAECEDPMEAATVQLDFALAGFADHALVDLVTGEDPVRLVRVAATPAGPGPCLPVAMAGIPLRYPEGHPAPQCAERAGSVRASAGAASPERAREWACARQWPEDTVHALCAVLRSRGRTLGVVTFLRGPGRGQFERADATYAESVAARVAAALDLAGVLGG; this is encoded by the coding sequence GTGAGTGCTTCGCGGCGGAGCGGAACTACCGACGAACTGGGTCCCGACGAGCCGGAGCCCGGCGGGGCGGAGCTGCTCGCGGCGCTGCTGGACGGGATGGACGCGGCGCTGTGCGCGTTCGACGCCGGTGGTGTGGTGACGCACTGGAACCGCGAGGCCGAGCGGATACTCGGCTGGTCGGCGGCGGAGGCCGTCGGGCGGCAGGGGCTGTCCGGGTGGGCGGTGCGGCCCGCCGACGCCGCGGCGGTCGAGGGGCGGCTGCTGTCGGCGATGGACGCCCCGGGACGGCAGGTGCACGAGTTCGCCCTGGTGACCAAGGACGGCGGGCGGGTCCTCGTACGGATGCAGTCCGCCGCCGTGCGCGGCGGTGACGGGAAGCCCGCGGGTGTGTACTGCGCCTTCAGCGAGGTCCACGCGCAGATCGACCTGGAGCGGTCCATCGCCCTGAGCGAGGCCCTCTTCGAGAACGCCTCCTGGGGTGTCGTGCTCGTCGACGCGGACCTGCGCGCCGCGGTGGTGAACGAACACGCGGCCCGCGCCCTGGGCCTCGGGCGTACGGCGGTCCTCGGGCGGCCGCTGGCCGATCTGCTGGGGCAGGGCGTCGAGGAGCTGGAGAGCGCGCTGGCCCATGTGCTCGCCGAGGGCACGCCGCCCGCTCCCGTCGAGCTGTGGCTGTCGGTGCGGGCCGGGGACGGTCAGGAGGACGGCTTCGAGCGGCGGTGCTGGCGCAGCGGTTTCCTGCGGCTCGCCTCGCCGCTGGCGGAGGAGCCGGTGCCGCTCGGTGTCGGCTGGCTCTTCCAGGACGTGACCGAGGCGAAGCTGACCGAGCAGGAGGCCTCGCAGCTGCGGTTCCGCTCCCAGCAGCTGCACCGCGCGGCGCGGGCCGCCGCCGAGTGCGAGGACCCCATGGAGGCGGCCACCGTCCAGCTCGACTTCGCGCTCGCCGGGTTCGCCGACCATGCCCTGGTGGATCTGGTGACGGGCGAGGACCCGGTGCGGCTGGTGCGGGTGGCGGCGACGCCCGCGGGGCCGGGGCCGTGCCTGCCGGTTGCCATGGCGGGGATACCGCTGCGCTATCCGGAGGGGCATCCGGCGCCGCAGTGCGCGGAGCGGGCGGGCTCGGTGCGGGCGAGCGCGGGCGCGGCGTCCCCGGAGCGGGCCCGGGAGTGGGCGTGCGCCCGGCAGTGGCCGGAGGACACGGTGCACGCGCTGTGCGCGGTGCTGCGCAGCCGGGGCCGGACGCTGGGCGTGGTGACGTTCTTGCGGGGGCCGGGCCGCGGCCAGTTCGAACGGGCGGACGCGACGTACGCGGAGAGCGTCGCGGCGAGGGTCGCGGCGGCGCTGGACCTCGCGGGGGTTCTGGGCGGGTGA
- a CDS encoding helix-turn-helix domain-containing protein: MLEEAEKIGRRVRRARLRLGLPQADLAAALGKTQGWVSKVERGLIEIDRVGLLNLLATELHVHPNDLIGRPYTSSPAENQWQVAAASILRELRRYDLAPVFEGRPRPSSELWREVTRLHRLRDAAANTAILGVLPDLLREARALAEVSAGHEREEAYAVYAVACKFAHTAAHALGHPELIAMAAERAAWSARLSGDPVMPALTDWMRVWDMWATVDWDDSLALADKALGSIQQGYDQGEPLALRMWGSLQLRAAVAAARASRTSEAEDRIGHARAAAERMDAYQGPPVYDRHSVTFSPGNVQIHAISVALEAGDQAKALAMDRRTSPELITGLPNSRQGHHHMDLARAWLWDGNRGRALSELETAERIAPQLVRNHPIARSTLRSIVYAERNATREKLRRMSDRFHLDG, translated from the coding sequence ATGTTGGAAGAAGCCGAGAAGATCGGGCGCCGCGTGCGCCGGGCACGGCTCCGGCTCGGTTTGCCGCAGGCCGATCTGGCGGCAGCTCTGGGCAAGACGCAGGGCTGGGTGTCGAAGGTGGAGCGCGGCCTGATCGAGATCGACCGCGTGGGGCTCTTGAACCTGCTCGCGACCGAGCTGCACGTGCACCCCAACGACCTGATCGGGCGGCCCTACACCAGCAGCCCGGCCGAGAACCAGTGGCAGGTGGCCGCCGCGTCGATTCTGCGCGAGCTGCGGCGCTACGACCTGGCGCCGGTCTTCGAAGGGAGGCCCCGGCCGTCCAGTGAGTTGTGGCGCGAGGTGACCCGGCTTCACCGGCTGCGGGACGCGGCGGCCAACACCGCGATCCTGGGGGTGCTGCCGGATCTGCTGCGGGAGGCCCGTGCCCTGGCCGAGGTGTCGGCGGGCCACGAGCGGGAGGAGGCGTACGCGGTGTACGCGGTGGCGTGCAAGTTCGCGCACACGGCGGCACACGCGCTCGGGCATCCCGAGCTGATCGCCATGGCCGCCGAGCGTGCCGCCTGGTCCGCCCGGCTGTCCGGCGATCCCGTGATGCCCGCGCTCACCGACTGGATGCGGGTCTGGGACATGTGGGCCACCGTCGACTGGGACGACTCCCTGGCGTTGGCGGACAAGGCTCTTGGAAGCATCCAGCAGGGCTACGACCAGGGCGAGCCGCTTGCCCTGCGCATGTGGGGCTCGCTCCAGCTGCGTGCCGCGGTCGCTGCCGCGCGGGCCAGCCGGACGTCGGAGGCCGAGGACCGCATCGGCCACGCCCGAGCCGCCGCTGAACGGATGGACGCCTACCAGGGGCCGCCGGTCTACGACCGGCACTCCGTGACGTTCTCGCCGGGCAACGTCCAGATCCACGCGATCAGCGTCGCCCTGGAGGCAGGCGATCAGGCCAAGGCCCTGGCCATGGACCGCCGTACGAGCCCGGAACTGATCACCGGCCTCCCCAACTCGCGCCAGGGGCACCACCACATGGACCTGGCCCGCGCCTGGCTGTGGGACGGGAACAGGGGGCGCGCCCTGTCCGAGCTGGAGACCGCCGAACGGATCGCCCCCCAGCTCGTACGCAATCACCCCATCGCCCGGTCCACCTTGCGCAGCATCGTCTACGCCGAGCGGAACGCGACACGTGAGAAGCTGCGGCGCATGTCCGACCGCTTCCATCTGGACGGATGA